A window of Clostridia bacterium contains these coding sequences:
- a CDS encoding sugar transferase, translating to MVRLLNAYFPARTVLLCVTELLLVTLGLVGGTVIWTGLVDADLALFYEGGFLKITLITAVVFVWMYYFDLYDSTVLGNRREVFTRITQVLGTTCVSLAAIYFMFPQSRLTMRILGLGAVFVIIALAFGRRLFLLVNTSERFAQRAIILGDGPLVKPLIEEINNRPELGIMPVGIVGEQPGVAGVPNIGSMDQLLELVVNRRVDRIFIDMAERRGKMPVDLLLELKTCGISIQDASALYETLHGKIPLQSLKLSWLLFSPGFQPTRASLFYKRFVSLLLATPALIISLPVMLLVAIAIRLESAGPAIFRQKRVGKGGETFTLYKFRSMRDGCDSDGNNRPAVKDDDRITRLGHFLRRSRLDELPQLFNIVRGDMYIVGPRPFVISQEQEYVKQIPFYRQRWVVRPGATGWAQVNRPYCATIEDNREKLEYDLFYIKNVSFGLDVLILFKTLKILLLGRGGQ from the coding sequence ATGGTTCGTCTCCTCAATGCGTACTTCCCGGCGAGAACCGTGCTGCTCTGTGTGACGGAGCTGCTGCTGGTCACGCTTGGGTTGGTTGGAGGCACGGTGATCTGGACAGGTCTGGTGGACGCCGACCTGGCGCTGTTCTATGAAGGCGGGTTTCTAAAAATCACGCTTATCACCGCCGTGGTATTCGTGTGGATGTACTACTTCGACCTCTACGACAGCACGGTGCTTGGCAACCGGCGCGAAGTGTTTACGCGCATCACCCAAGTATTGGGAACAACGTGTGTTTCGCTGGCGGCAATCTACTTTATGTTTCCGCAGAGCCGCCTGACGATGCGGATTCTTGGGCTTGGGGCGGTTTTCGTTATCATCGCCCTCGCCTTCGGACGCCGGCTGTTCCTGCTTGTGAACACATCCGAACGATTCGCTCAGCGCGCCATCATCCTTGGAGACGGTCCACTGGTGAAGCCTCTTATCGAGGAAATCAACAACCGTCCTGAACTCGGCATCATGCCGGTTGGCATCGTCGGCGAGCAGCCGGGAGTGGCGGGTGTGCCGAATATCGGCTCCATGGATCAGTTGCTTGAATTGGTCGTGAACCGCCGTGTAGACCGCATCTTTATCGACATGGCTGAGCGTCGCGGCAAGATGCCTGTTGACCTCCTGCTGGAGTTGAAGACTTGCGGAATCAGCATCCAGGACGCTTCCGCGTTGTATGAAACGTTACATGGCAAAATTCCGCTGCAATCGCTGAAGCTGAGTTGGCTGCTCTTTTCACCCGGATTCCAGCCAACGCGCGCATCGCTGTTTTACAAGCGCTTCGTCTCGTTGCTGCTGGCAACACCGGCGCTCATCATCTCTCTGCCTGTGATGTTGCTGGTCGCTATCGCCATACGACTCGAGTCTGCCGGTCCCGCGATTTTCCGGCAGAAGCGCGTGGGTAAAGGCGGCGAGACTTTTACGTTGTACAAGTTTCGCTCCATGCGCGACGGCTGCGACAGCGATGGCAACAATCGCCCCGCCGTAAAGGATGACGACCGCATCACGCGCCTCGGACACTTCCTTCGCCGGAGCCGGCTCGATGAACTGCCGCAACTTTTCAACATCGTGCGCGGCGATATGTACATCGTAGGCCCGCGGCCATTCGTCATCAGTCAGGAGCAGGAATACGTTAAGCAGATTCCCTTTTACCGTCAGCGCTGGGTCGTTCGCCCCGGAGCGACGGGATGGGCGCAGGTCAATCGTCCCTATTGCGCCACCATTGAAGACAATCGCGAAAAGCTTGAATACGACCTCTTCTACATCAAGAACGTCTCGTTCGGCCTCGACGTCCTCATTCTCTTCAAGACTCTGAAGATTCTGCTGCTAGGGCGAGGTGGGCAATGA
- a CDS encoding glycosyltransferase family 2 protein produces MIEYLRAAAWVSFWISAFAIAYTYFLYPVLLFVLFSAAQVRRDLRYLAMRSNRRAPLSLRQWPKVSIIMPAHDEETHLPAKLENLKELEYESGMLEIIIVSDGSTDRTNEFLSHVTDPRVTVVILDERQGKPNALNQAVAQASGDVLLFCDAATLFQPDTVRMLARHFVNPNVGVVCGALRFEGSTESKQTEGTYWKYETVLRLMESRLGATLTASGALYAMRRSAYSPIAKNTIIEDLIIPMGARKLGLAVLYDPEAIGVEYAASTVAGEFTRRVRLAIGSFRSIGQLLRIPVDFYTALALVSHKLLRWFVFLFAIVLFVSNMALLNRSIYQLAFLLQIAFYLSALVGYLLRDRAHNLRLVRLGYFLVAMNWAFVLGLYRCLAGRDNVKWQRVA; encoded by the coding sequence ATGATCGAGTATCTGCGTGCCGCCGCCTGGGTGTCGTTCTGGATCTCGGCGTTCGCCATTGCATACACATACTTCCTTTACCCGGTTCTTCTGTTCGTGCTGTTCTCCGCAGCTCAGGTTCGCAGGGATCTTCGCTATCTGGCAATGCGATCGAACCGTCGCGCGCCCCTCAGTCTGCGCCAATGGCCGAAGGTCAGCATCATCATGCCCGCTCACGATGAAGAAACACATCTGCCCGCCAAGCTTGAGAACCTGAAAGAGCTTGAGTACGAGAGTGGGATGCTGGAGATCATCATCGTTTCGGATGGATCGACCGACAGGACGAACGAGTTTCTGTCCCATGTCACCGATCCCAGGGTCACGGTTGTCATTCTCGACGAACGCCAGGGTAAGCCCAACGCTTTGAACCAGGCAGTCGCGCAAGCCTCCGGCGACGTGCTGCTGTTCTGTGACGCTGCGACGCTTTTCCAGCCGGACACGGTCCGTATGTTGGCCCGTCATTTCGTAAATCCAAATGTGGGCGTCGTGTGCGGCGCGTTGCGGTTCGAGGGCTCCACCGAGTCCAAGCAGACCGAAGGGACTTACTGGAAGTACGAGACGGTCTTACGCCTGATGGAATCAAGGCTGGGCGCAACTCTCACCGCCAGTGGCGCACTCTATGCGATGCGCCGCAGCGCATACTCTCCCATCGCAAAGAATACGATCATCGAAGACCTTATCATTCCGATGGGCGCCCGCAAGCTTGGACTGGCCGTACTCTACGACCCTGAAGCCATAGGCGTTGAATATGCCGCGTCCACAGTGGCAGGAGAGTTCACGCGACGCGTTCGTCTTGCCATAGGAAGCTTCCGCTCAATCGGGCAGTTGCTGAGAATCCCTGTCGACTTCTACACCGCGCTTGCGCTTGTTTCGCACAAGCTGCTGCGCTGGTTCGTATTCTTGTTCGCTATCGTTCTGTTCGTCAGCAACATGGCGCTGCTGAACCGCTCCATTTATCAACTGGCGTTTCTATTGCAAATCGCTTTCTACCTGTCAGCCCTTGTTGGATATCTGCTGCGCGATCGGGCTCACAACTTACGTCTCGTTAGGCTCGGATACTTCCTGGTGGCGATGAACTGGGCGTTCGTGCTCGGCCTGTATCGATGCCTTGCAGGACGCGACAACGTGAAATGGCAGAGGGTGGCATGA
- a CDS encoding sigma-54 dependent transcriptional regulator, which translates to MIANSKNSTDPFGQLPPDDIVFGRTPEMLALRDKLQRVARSNVPVLINGESGTGKEIIAKLVHRYSAANGSPFVKVNCPAIPGTLLESELFGYERGAFTGAYADKPGRVELADGGTLFLDEISELDASLQSKLLQVLQDGQFCRIGAQEDQKVDVRLVCATNRDMQEETELGRFRRDLFYRIAVVTLSLPPLRHRIADLPEMTRYLLNVQQQKLNGTAKPISPSVIRQMQLYAWPGNIRQLENVIKRYVILGTDDVILAELAGSRTEDLRVAPDGACSLRSLTRQAVRKLEAQVILGALESNHWNRKRAARALNISYRGLLYKLKEVGIAGPRSRSTVVKTQPEESGPVPVEKGATDEI; encoded by the coding sequence ATGATAGCGAACTCAAAAAACTCGACAGACCCTTTCGGTCAACTGCCGCCCGACGATATCGTCTTTGGCCGCACCCCCGAGATGCTTGCGCTGCGTGACAAGCTTCAACGCGTCGCGCGGTCAAACGTCCCTGTTCTCATCAACGGCGAGAGCGGCACCGGCAAGGAAATCATCGCCAAGCTGGTGCACCGATATTCCGCGGCGAACGGTTCTCCGTTCGTCAAGGTCAACTGCCCTGCCATCCCAGGCACATTGCTGGAGAGCGAACTCTTCGGATACGAGCGCGGAGCTTTCACCGGAGCCTATGCCGATAAACCCGGACGCGTTGAGCTTGCGGACGGCGGCACGCTTTTCCTGGATGAAATTTCCGAACTTGATGCCAGCCTTCAGTCCAAGCTCTTGCAGGTCTTGCAGGATGGACAATTCTGCCGCATCGGCGCGCAAGAGGATCAGAAGGTTGATGTTCGTCTCGTCTGCGCCACCAACCGCGACATGCAGGAAGAGACGGAGTTGGGCAGATTCCGGCGTGACTTGTTTTATCGCATCGCCGTCGTAACGCTTTCCCTTCCGCCGCTGCGTCACCGCATTGCCGACTTGCCGGAAATGACTCGCTATCTGCTCAACGTGCAGCAGCAAAAGCTGAATGGGACGGCGAAGCCCATCAGTCCATCCGTGATTCGCCAGATGCAGCTCTACGCGTGGCCAGGGAACATTCGGCAACTCGAAAACGTTATCAAGCGCTACGTCATCCTGGGCACCGACGACGTAATCCTTGCCGAACTCGCCGGTTCCCGCACGGAAGACCTTCGGGTTGCGCCTGACGGGGCCTGTTCGCTTCGTTCCCTGACCCGCCAGGCGGTTCGCAAACTCGAAGCGCAGGTCATTCTTGGCGCACTCGAATCGAACCACTGGAATCGCAAGCGTGCTGCGCGTGCCCTGAACATCAGTTACCGGGGGCTTCTCTACAAGCTGAAGGAAGTTGGAATCGCCGGGCCGCGCAGCCGAAGCACTGTCGTTAAAACCCAGCCCGAAGAATCCGGTCCCGTTCCAGTCGAGAAAGGTGCAACAGATGAAATTTAA
- a CDS encoding HAMP domain-containing sensor histidine kinase: protein MAQPTSAKVNNPNATVPCSEGVQEVCHRSDTEQDMAGAARCQQCRSSMSIAAHELKTPLAVLGGYLEVLLSGKPGPLTSRQLEIIGELHRSRRQVLLLVNQFLNFNSLRFDQAELQFTVGDLHLCLNELVSFWAPKFRDKQIDFSFVMEDVRPFAFDYYKVQHIISNLLENAYKYSPEGSKMQLHAEPYFWDRRLDGQNFPMDRRRRSDQEPNSARITVSDTGSGIAPEFQQEIFQEFFRVPRQTKGIEGSGLGLAIARRLVYAHHGKIWVESSPGAGSKFAVLLPYTHDSTEVAEDQT from the coding sequence ATGGCACAGCCTACGAGTGCAAAGGTGAATAATCCAAACGCAACTGTCCCATGCTCCGAAGGAGTGCAGGAGGTCTGCCATCGCAGTGATACAGAGCAGGATATGGCCGGCGCGGCACGATGTCAGCAGTGCCGTTCGTCCATGTCGATTGCCGCACATGAACTAAAAACGCCGCTTGCCGTACTCGGCGGATATCTTGAAGTGCTTCTGAGCGGCAAGCCAGGGCCGCTGACCTCGCGGCAGTTGGAGATTATCGGCGAACTGCATCGCAGCCGCCGGCAGGTTCTCCTGCTCGTGAACCAGTTTCTTAACTTCAATTCTTTACGTTTCGACCAGGCCGAGTTGCAGTTTACGGTTGGCGACTTACATTTGTGTCTGAACGAACTGGTTTCGTTCTGGGCCCCGAAATTCCGGGACAAGCAGATCGACTTCAGCTTCGTTATGGAAGACGTTCGCCCATTTGCATTCGACTACTACAAGGTGCAGCACATCATTTCGAATCTGCTTGAGAACGCGTACAAGTACAGTCCGGAAGGCAGCAAGATGCAACTGCACGCCGAGCCTTACTTCTGGGACAGGCGACTCGATGGCCAGAATTTCCCAATGGACCGGCGCCGCCGTTCCGACCAGGAACCGAATTCGGCGCGTATTACCGTTTCCGATACGGGGTCGGGAATCGCCCCGGAATTTCAGCAGGAGATATTCCAGGAGTTTTTCCGCGTGCCGCGGCAAACAAAGGGCATTGAAGGCTCAGGCTTGGGACTTGCGATTGCGCGCCGCCTGGTGTATGCGCATCATGGCAAGATCTGGGTTGAAAGCTCGCCCGGTGCAGGAAGCAAGTTCGCAGTTCTCCTCCCTTATACGCATGACAGCACAGAGGTAGCAGAAGACCAGACATGA
- a CDS encoding XrtA system polysaccharide chain length determinant: MTRQSTKELGLSDIWAVAVRRRWWLLVPAFLVWTVVFGVSWFVPSEYKSETVILVEQQKVPEQYVVPNVSSDMQQRLQSMTQQILSRTRLLKIIEDFKLYPSLRGRKAPDELVDRMREDISIELVRAGNRNDLTAFKIYYSASNPLVAQQVTNQLTTLFIDENLRAREQQSQGTTDFLERQVDSARQNLEQQEARLRDFKLRYLGQLPAQLQPNVQILSGLQGQLVAATGARDRAVQQNTYLTSLISQYKSTTSSKDGKDADLSGIGAAASADQQLETLRVQLAELQSRYTNQHPDVLKLQQQISETERLREKMATEPPKFSASDGKITPLAQLNSQLKANQLEIQSTDKEIKLLQGHIAEYQGRLNITPLREQQISDLSRDYEQSKANYESLLAKKMQSSLATSLEKRQQGEQFRIIDPPSLPIKPTSPNRLLWSLGGLVVGLGLAFCATAVLEVLDDRLRGEQDLLETLRLPIIAEIPRLETSAEAASKRFRPLLETTAIATMVTVISASTLFVYFQG; the protein is encoded by the coding sequence ATGACGCGCCAAAGTACAAAAGAGCTGGGCCTGAGTGATATCTGGGCGGTTGCCGTCAGGAGACGCTGGTGGCTTCTGGTTCCTGCATTCCTGGTATGGACAGTTGTATTCGGTGTCAGCTGGTTCGTCCCGTCGGAGTACAAATCCGAGACGGTCATCCTGGTCGAACAGCAGAAGGTGCCGGAGCAGTACGTCGTCCCGAACGTGTCGTCCGACATGCAGCAGCGCCTGCAAAGCATGACCCAGCAGATCCTCAGCCGCACTCGGCTGCTGAAGATCATTGAAGATTTCAAGCTGTATCCCAGTCTTCGCGGACGGAAGGCGCCGGACGAACTCGTGGACCGCATGCGCGAGGACATCAGCATAGAGCTCGTGCGCGCGGGGAACCGGAACGATCTCACGGCGTTCAAGATCTACTACTCGGCATCGAATCCGCTCGTTGCTCAGCAGGTCACCAATCAGCTGACAACGCTGTTCATCGACGAGAACCTGCGGGCCCGCGAACAGCAGTCGCAAGGCACCACCGACTTCCTGGAGCGGCAGGTTGATTCTGCCCGCCAGAACCTTGAACAGCAGGAAGCCCGGTTGCGCGACTTCAAGCTCCGCTACCTCGGCCAATTGCCTGCGCAGTTGCAGCCAAATGTGCAGATACTCTCCGGCTTGCAGGGACAATTGGTAGCTGCCACAGGCGCGCGCGATCGCGCCGTGCAGCAGAATACGTACCTCACTTCCCTCATCAGCCAGTACAAGAGCACGACCAGCAGCAAGGACGGCAAAGATGCGGATCTATCCGGCATCGGCGCTGCGGCTTCGGCAGATCAGCAGCTCGAGACGCTTCGCGTTCAACTCGCCGAGTTGCAGTCGAGATACACGAACCAGCATCCGGACGTGCTGAAGCTACAACAGCAGATATCCGAGACCGAGCGTCTGCGAGAGAAGATGGCAACGGAGCCGCCGAAATTCAGCGCATCCGATGGAAAGATCACTCCGTTGGCACAGTTGAATAGTCAGCTGAAGGCAAACCAGCTTGAGATACAGAGCACCGACAAGGAAATCAAACTGCTCCAGGGGCACATTGCGGAGTATCAGGGCCGCCTTAACATCACTCCGCTGCGCGAACAGCAGATCTCCGATTTGAGCCGCGACTACGAGCAGTCAAAGGCAAACTACGAATCTCTGCTTGCGAAGAAGATGCAGTCGTCGCTGGCGACAAGTCTTGAGAAGCGTCAACAGGGCGAACAGTTCCGCATCATCGACCCGCCTAGTCTGCCGATCAAGCCGACCTCACCCAACCGCCTGCTGTGGAGTTTGGGCGGACTGGTCGTCGGCCTCGGGTTGGCTTTCTGCGCGACTGCTGTACTGGAAGTTCTCGACGATCGACTTCGCGGCGAGCAGGATCTCCTGGAAACGCTGCGGCTTCCGATCATCGCCGAAATCCCTCGCCTGGAAACCAGCGCCGAGGCTGCCTCGAAACGCTTCCGGCCACTGCTGGAAACAACCGCGATTGCGACGATGGTAACCGTCATTTCCGCAAGCACGCTGTTCGTCTACTTCCAAGGCTGA
- a CDS encoding AAA family ATPase yields MYKNFYGLTKNPFEISPDPYFFHPTPRHLEALANLDFGVRRGKGFIVVTGEVGTGKTLLIRCLLRELVANQVNFAYVFNPLLSVEDFFRCILHELGVEGPFQSKGAMLIALNDFLIKSHGEGKCTALIIDEAQNLTPELLEEVRLLTNLETAEHKLLQVLLVGQPELDDKLDSPDLRQLKQRVALRCALRPFDEVESRAYILKRLERAGAGPKSSIFASQALHSVHAHARGIPRLINVICENALLNGYAQQSRQITPRMIDEVVKDLRLDVQSAALSKPDDESSMTEIGLLRALLRLLRSGGVDSTLALNLREVKK; encoded by the coding sequence ATGTACAAGAATTTCTACGGGCTTACTAAAAACCCGTTCGAGATCAGTCCGGACCCCTACTTCTTCCACCCGACGCCTCGGCACCTGGAGGCGCTGGCGAACCTCGACTTTGGGGTTCGCCGGGGGAAGGGCTTCATCGTCGTGACCGGGGAGGTGGGCACCGGCAAGACCTTGCTCATCCGGTGCCTCTTGCGTGAACTGGTGGCGAACCAGGTCAACTTCGCATACGTGTTCAATCCCCTGCTTTCGGTGGAAGACTTCTTCAGGTGCATCCTGCATGAGCTTGGAGTAGAGGGACCGTTTCAGTCGAAGGGTGCGATGCTGATCGCCTTGAACGACTTCCTCATCAAGTCGCACGGAGAGGGCAAGTGCACGGCGCTCATCATCGATGAGGCGCAGAATCTCACCCCAGAGTTGCTGGAAGAAGTTCGTTTGCTGACGAATCTCGAGACGGCCGAGCACAAGCTGCTACAGGTTTTGCTCGTCGGCCAACCGGAACTGGATGACAAGCTGGACTCGCCCGACCTGCGACAACTGAAACAGCGCGTGGCGTTGCGTTGCGCACTGCGGCCGTTCGATGAAGTCGAATCGCGAGCATACATTTTGAAGCGTCTGGAACGGGCGGGCGCCGGGCCCAAGTCGTCCATCTTCGCGAGTCAGGCATTGCACTCTGTTCATGCCCATGCGCGGGGCATCCCCCGCTTGATCAATGTCATATGCGAGAACGCGCTGTTGAACGGATACGCCCAGCAGTCGCGACAGATCACGCCGCGGATGATCGACGAAGTTGTAAAGGATTTGAGGCTTGACGTTCAGTCGGCGGCATTGTCGAAGCCGGACGACGAATCGAGCATGACGGAAATTGGGCTGCTGCGCGCGTTGTTGCGCCTGTTGCGCTCCGGAGGAGTGGACTCCACTCTTGCCCTAAACCTTCGAGAGGTAAAGAAATGA
- a CDS encoding CpsD/CapB family tyrosine-protein kinase: MSRIFDALQRFEQEKRAGQATNPAAAPDTPAAAVASAAPAYAASATLTQTVAEPDWNPKPLNIAPEESSRLVAISDPFSIGAENFRMLGSRLAQMKTAGRNRILITSSVADEGKTVIATNLAATLAKRSGERVLLIEGDLRAPKVLDDLGAGQAAGISEWYRLGGSIFDYIYRVQSLELNVLPAGLGVDDPLELLDSQAFSRTMTLLAQHFDWIVVDSSPLVPVADSLCWMRNIDSVLLVTRENKTPKNLLAKAVKTIDQSKIIGVVLNDASRAKSASKYYGYYKYGNRGNAASKSPEVTN, from the coding sequence ATGAGCAGAATTTTTGATGCGTTGCAGCGCTTCGAACAGGAAAAGCGTGCCGGGCAGGCGACCAATCCTGCCGCTGCGCCTGACACACCTGCCGCTGCCGTCGCCAGTGCCGCCCCCGCATACGCGGCGTCCGCGACCCTGACACAGACGGTCGCCGAACCAGATTGGAATCCGAAGCCTCTCAACATCGCTCCCGAGGAATCGAGCCGGCTGGTTGCGATCAGCGATCCTTTCAGCATTGGCGCAGAGAATTTCCGCATGCTGGGTTCGCGCCTGGCACAGATGAAGACCGCCGGGCGCAACCGAATTCTCATCACCAGTTCCGTCGCCGACGAGGGCAAGACAGTAATCGCCACAAATCTTGCAGCGACGCTGGCAAAACGTTCCGGAGAGCGCGTGCTGTTGATCGAAGGCGACTTGCGCGCTCCGAAGGTGCTGGACGACCTAGGCGCGGGCCAGGCTGCGGGAATTTCCGAGTGGTACCGGCTCGGCGGATCCATCTTCGATTACATCTACCGGGTGCAGTCGCTGGAGTTGAACGTTCTCCCCGCAGGTCTCGGCGTGGACGATCCTTTAGAACTCCTGGATTCGCAGGCATTCAGCCGCACGATGACGCTGCTGGCGCAGCACTTTGACTGGATCGTGGTCGACTCCTCGCCCCTGGTTCCGGTAGCCGATAGCTTGTGCTGGATGCGCAATATCGATTCCGTGCTGCTGGTGACGCGCGAGAACAAGACCCCGAAAAACCTGCTGGCCAAAGCGGTCAAGACCATCGATCAGTCGAAGATTATTGGCGTGGTGCTGAACGACGCGTCGCGCGCAAAGTCCGCGTCCAAGTACTACGGCTATTACAAATATGGAAATCGCGGCAATGCCGCCTCCAAGTCGCCCGAGGTGACGAACTAA
- a CDS encoding polysaccharide biosynthesis/export family protein — MKFKCLAILITSALLLSGAAIGQDGASKTSQPVQSPAANDPNYVIGAEDLLAISVWKEPDLTRSVPVRPDGKISLPLIDEVKAEGLTPKQLETELTKRFSQYIASPQVSVIVADVRSRTFSIVGEVNRPGSFPLRQKLTVLEALAAAGGFKDFAKTKRIYVLRLNADGTRSRLPFSYNRVIKGEETAQNVELQSHDTIVVP, encoded by the coding sequence ATGAAATTTAAGTGCCTGGCTATTTTGATCACATCTGCACTGCTGTTATCTGGTGCAGCGATAGGCCAAGACGGCGCTTCGAAAACTTCGCAACCCGTACAGAGTCCCGCGGCCAACGATCCGAACTACGTGATCGGCGCCGAAGATCTGCTTGCGATCAGCGTGTGGAAAGAGCCCGACCTCACGCGCTCCGTGCCGGTTCGACCGGACGGGAAAATTTCCCTGCCCTTAATAGATGAAGTCAAAGCCGAAGGCCTGACCCCTAAGCAATTGGAAACGGAACTGACAAAGAGGTTCTCGCAATACATTGCAAGTCCGCAGGTCTCGGTCATTGTCGCCGATGTTCGCAGCCGCACCTTCAGCATCGTCGGCGAGGTGAACCGGCCTGGATCGTTTCCGTTACGGCAAAAGCTCACTGTGCTTGAGGCGCTGGCAGCCGCGGGTGGTTTCAAAGACTTTGCCAAAACGAAAAGGATTTATGTCCTGCGCCTCAATGCGGACGGCACCAGGAGTCGCCTGCCGTTCAGCTACAACCGCGTGATCAAAGGTGAGGAAACGGCCCAGAACGTTGAACTGCAGTCCCACGACACGATCGTCGTACCGTAG